A section of the Telopea speciosissima isolate NSW1024214 ecotype Mountain lineage chromosome 3, Tspe_v1, whole genome shotgun sequence genome encodes:
- the LOC122654095 gene encoding plasmodesmata-located protein 7-like: MSRASRLPSLLLLLILFFTLSSFSNPSRAATDTFIFGGCSQLRFAPGSAYESNLNSLLTSFVNSATYSSFNKFTIYGSSSQDVVYGLYQCRGDLSMPDCSSCVAHGVSQIGILCSSCTGGALQLQGCFIKYDNTSFLGVEDKTVVLKKCGPPVGYDSDLLSRSDAVLNGLTNNGGGLFRVGGSGEVQGMAQCVGDLSTGACQDCVSSAIERLRSDCGAAAYGDMFLAKCYVRYSTSGDYSKASRDSSQGDDTSKNLAIIIGILAAVALIIIFVSFISRAMERNKGGGK, encoded by the exons ATGTCCAGAGCTTCTCGacttccatctcttctccttctcctaatcctcttcttcactctctcATCTTTCTCGAACCCATCAAGAGCAGCCACAGACACCTTCATCTTCGGTGGTTGTTCTCAGCTCAGGTTCGCTCCAGGCTCAGCTTACGAGTCAAATCTCAACTCGCTCCTCACCTCGTTCGTCAACTCAGCCACCTATTCCTCCTTCAACAAATTCACCATCTACGGTTCCAGCTCACAAGATGTCGTCTACGGACTCTATCAATGCCGAGGAGACCTCTCCATGCCCGACTGCTCCAGCTGTGTCGCACACGGGGTGAGTCAAATCGGCATACTCTGCTCCAGCTGCACGGGTGGCGCGTTACAGTTGCAGGGCTGCTTCATCAAGTACGACAACACTTCCTTCTTAGGAGTGGAAGACAAGACTGTGGTTTTGAAGAAGTGTGGACCACCGGTCGGTTATGACTCGGACCTGTTGAGCCGGAGTGATGCGGTTTTGAATGGTCTGACCAATAATGGAGGTGGGCTTTTCCGGGTGGGTGGGTCTGGGGAAGTGCAAGGTATGGCTCAGTGTGTCGGTGATCTGAGTACCGGCGCCTGTCAGGATTGTGTGTCGTCGGCGATCGAACGGCTTAGGAGCGACTGTGGTGCTGCGGCGTATGGTGATATGTTCTTGGCCAAGTGTTACGTGAGGTATTCTACCAGTGGGGATTATTCCAAAGCGAGTAGGG ATTCTTCTCAAGGAGATGATACTTCAAAGAATCTTGCAATTATAATTGGAATTTTAGCTGCGGTTGCTCTGATCATTATTTTCGTTTCTTTCATTAGCAGAGCCATGGAAAGGAATAAAG GTGGAGGTAAATAA
- the LOC122656463 gene encoding calcium-binding protein CML42-like — MTEAKATSLSRPSSSFRLKTPCLNCIRLRRIFDIFDKNGDGIIAVEELSQALDLLGLESDPSEIESIIRSYIRPGNSGLAFEDFDALHKSLDDTFFGNNNNNNNNNSNDSATCPCGGGGDIAGEGEAEPSVQEEADLTEAFKVFDEDGDGFISAMDLQVVLRKLGMPEGRDFGRVERMILSVDRNQDGLVDFYEFKDMMHNVMVRTS, encoded by the coding sequence ATGACGGAGGCAAAGGCAACGAGCCTAAGCCGGCCGTCATCCTCATTCCGGTTAAAGACACCATGCCTCAACTGCATCCGCCTGCGTCGCATCTTCGATATATTCGACAAGAACGGTGACGGCATCATCGCCGTGGAAGAACTAAGCCAAGCCCTTGACCTCCTTGGTTTGGAAAGCGATCCATCGGAGATTGAATCCATAATCCGATCCTATATAAGGCCTGGCAACAGTGGCCTCGCCTTCGAAGACTTCGACGCCTTGCACAAGTCGCTCGACGACACCTTCTtcggcaacaacaacaacaacaacaacaacaacagcaatgaCAGCGCTACGTGTccatgtggtggtggtggtgatattgcaggagaaggagaagcagaACCATCGGTTCAGGAAGAGGCGGATCTGACGGAGGCTTTCAAGGTGTTTGACGAAGATGGTGACGGATTCATATCGGCCATGGACTTGCAGGTGGTACTCAGGAAACTTGGGATGCCTGAAGGTAGAGACTTCGGTCGTGTTGAACGTATGATCCTCTCCGTTGACCGTAACCAAGATGGTCTCGTTGACTTCTATGAATTCAAGGACATGATGCACAACGTCATGGTTCGTACCTCTTGA
- the LOC122654907 gene encoding probable peroxygenase 4, producing the protein MASSSSSSVALSNDYDTNNQEAVVGVDGGDLSPLQKHAAFFDRNKDGLIYPWETFQGFRAIGAGIPLSSIASIFINVALSPKTRPGKFSLLFPIEVKNIHKGKHGSDTGVYDAEGRFVPAKFEEIFHKHALTNPNALTSKELSELLKDKRIPKDYKGWIGAWTEWKALYILCSDKDGFLHKDIIRGVYDGSLFEKLEKERASAHKKA; encoded by the exons AtggcttcctcctcctcctcctctgttgCACTATCCAATGATTATGATACCAATAACCAGG AAGCGGTTGTAGGCGTTGACGGCGGAGACCTGAGCCCTCTACAGAAACATGCGGCTTTCTTTGACAGGAACAAAGATGGGCTTATCTACCCTTGGGAAACATTCCaag GGTTCCGTGCGATCGGCGCTGGGATTCCTTTGTCCTCCATTGCCTCTATCTTCATTAATGTCGCCCTCAGTCCTAAAACTCGTCCG ggaaaattttctcttctgtTCCCAATTGAGGTAAAGAACATACATAAAGGCAAACATGGGAGTGACACTGGTGTCTATGATGCAGAAGGAAG GTTCGTACCAGCGAAGTTTGAGGAGATCTTTCATAAGCATGCCCTTACTAATCCAAATGCTTTAACATCAAAAGAATTGTCAGAACTGCTCAAGGACAAAAGGATTCCTAAAGACTACAAAGGATG GATTGGGGCCTGGACAGAATGGAAGGCATTATATATCCTTTGCAGTGACAAAGATGGCTTTCTACACAAAGACATCATTAGAGGTGTTTATGATGGAAGCCTCTTTGAAAagttggagaaagagagagcatcAGCTCACAAGAAAGCATAG